The proteins below come from a single Microbacterium sp. SLBN-154 genomic window:
- a CDS encoding DMT family transporter yields MSWIILIISGVLEAVWATALGKSEGFTKLWPSVVFGIALVASMGGLAWAMREIPTGTAYAVWVGIGASLTVLYAMITGDEGFSWVRMLLIIGLVGCIVGLKLVSDAE; encoded by the coding sequence ATGTCGTGGATCATCCTCATCATCTCCGGAGTCCTCGAGGCCGTCTGGGCCACGGCCCTCGGCAAGAGCGAGGGCTTCACCAAGCTCTGGCCGAGTGTCGTGTTCGGCATCGCCCTCGTCGCGAGCATGGGCGGGCTGGCCTGGGCGATGCGCGAGATCCCGACCGGCACCGCGTATGCCGTCTGGGTCGGGATCGGCGCCTCCCTCACCGTGCTCTACGCCATGATCACGGGCGACGAGGGCTTCTCCTGGGTCCGGATGCTGCTGATCATCGGCCTCGTCGGCTGCATCGTCGGACTGAAGCTCGTCAGCGACGCCGAATAG